The following coding sequences are from one Arthrobacter sp. PvP023 window:
- a CDS encoding MoxR family ATPase has protein sequence MDSHRRTTVDEALPEGQGFPGGAGVVGNQLNGSRPTAMDADAFHAASERILSAINTVIDGKAEAAKLALTVLLAQGHLLLEDVPGVGKTLLAKTLARTIDCSVSRIQFTPDLLPSDVTGVSIYNQASRLFEFRPGAVFANIVIGDEINRASAKTQSALLECMEEHQVTVDGDSYKLDEPFMVVATQNPIEMEGTYPLPEAQRDRFMARISMGYPDKDSEIEMLETHQATSPLTRVTAVVTSADVAAMIATVQRVYVSQAVKEYTVSLGRATRESAMLRLGASPRSMLQLLRAAKATAALEGRDFVLPDDVVSVAESVLAHRIILDRKAAGMGETPHSVIRGILAKLPVPQEMSAAPSRTGNPRGGPDQRHSR, from the coding sequence ATGGATTCCCACAGACGCACGACAGTAGATGAAGCGCTCCCGGAAGGGCAGGGCTTCCCCGGTGGTGCAGGTGTTGTCGGAAACCAACTCAACGGATCCAGGCCGACGGCCATGGACGCGGACGCTTTCCATGCCGCCAGCGAGCGCATCCTGTCAGCCATCAACACCGTGATCGACGGCAAGGCGGAGGCCGCGAAGCTTGCCCTCACGGTTCTCCTTGCCCAGGGGCACCTGCTCCTCGAGGATGTTCCCGGCGTGGGAAAAACGCTGCTGGCCAAGACACTCGCCCGCACCATCGACTGTTCGGTCAGCAGGATCCAGTTCACCCCGGACCTTTTGCCTTCGGATGTCACCGGTGTTTCCATTTACAACCAGGCCTCGCGGCTGTTCGAATTCAGGCCGGGAGCCGTGTTCGCCAACATTGTCATCGGGGACGAGATCAACCGGGCCTCCGCAAAGACCCAGTCCGCGCTGTTGGAATGCATGGAGGAGCACCAGGTCACTGTGGACGGTGACTCCTACAAGCTGGATGAGCCCTTTATGGTGGTGGCCACCCAGAACCCCATTGAGATGGAAGGGACGTACCCCCTGCCGGAAGCCCAGCGGGACCGGTTCATGGCCCGGATCTCCATGGGCTATCCGGACAAGGACTCGGAAATTGAGATGCTGGAGACACACCAGGCGACGTCTCCGCTGACCAGGGTCACGGCCGTCGTCACCTCGGCTGATGTGGCCGCCATGATCGCCACCGTCCAGCGGGTGTACGTTTCGCAGGCCGTCAAGGAGTACACGGTGTCACTGGGACGCGCCACCCGCGAAAGCGCCATGCTTCGTCTCGGGGCGAGTCCACGGTCCATGCTCCAGCTGCTGCGGGCGGCGAAGGCCACCGCGGCGCTGGAGGGCCGGGACTTCGTCCTCCCGGACGACGTCGTCAGTGTTGCCGAATCCGTGCTGGCCCACAGGATCATCCTTGACCGCAAGGCCGCAGGCATGGGGGAAACTCCGCATAGCGTCATCCGCGGCATCCTGGCAAAGCTTCCGGTGCCGCAGGAGATGTCCGCGGCACCGTCCCGGACCGGCAACCCGCGCGGGGGCCCGGACCAGCGGCACTCGCGCTAG
- a CDS encoding DUF58 domain-containing protein — translation MALTDKLPGHLFSTRGWGLLAAGVVSLLLAQVMGRRDLLTLGILLLVLPLVSLAGIRILKPRFKVYREFSPASVETSSTTTVRLAVARTGAATGQVMMEERLPSRFGESPAFRFPSRSAVGGTSRYEYHLRSGKRGQFVIGPVTAEFTDPFGLSLHRHAIDDGDTLTVTPAAVELPATGLAGARGNDGVTATRIRANPSDDDVMTREYRHGDPMRRVHWAATARHGALMVRQEESVTTPEATIILDHRWAAFARGPGAAFSSTSGEDGHELVTSETFEWAVTATMSVSAHLAERNYALRFLDPSGEPAFLHSPSAPEPTAEEYTGSAGLQSIAESLAAIQLSGAHHAPGSESGPRPFDDRLMDKLSAHRQRGPIMAILGHLQPAEARALSAAAGFGANAFAIVVTEHPGDCQAALESLRSGGWRAVAVSPGTSVPAAWSYFDQRDAATATAAADVRRGTGVRR, via the coding sequence ATGGCCCTCACAGACAAGCTCCCGGGACACCTCTTCAGCACCCGCGGCTGGGGTCTGCTGGCTGCCGGCGTGGTTTCGCTGCTGTTGGCGCAGGTCATGGGCCGCCGGGACCTGCTCACGCTCGGCATCCTTCTGCTGGTCCTCCCGCTGGTTTCCCTCGCAGGGATCCGCATCCTCAAACCCCGGTTCAAGGTGTATCGGGAGTTCAGCCCCGCCAGCGTGGAAACCTCCTCGACCACCACAGTGCGGCTTGCCGTGGCCCGCACCGGCGCAGCCACCGGGCAAGTGATGATGGAAGAGCGCCTTCCCTCGCGGTTCGGCGAATCGCCGGCGTTCCGGTTCCCGTCCCGCTCTGCCGTCGGCGGAACCAGCCGCTATGAGTACCACCTCCGGTCCGGCAAGCGGGGACAGTTTGTGATTGGCCCGGTGACGGCCGAATTCACCGACCCCTTTGGTCTTTCGCTGCACCGCCACGCGATTGACGACGGCGACACACTGACGGTGACGCCCGCCGCCGTCGAACTTCCCGCGACAGGCCTTGCCGGCGCACGTGGCAATGACGGCGTCACTGCCACACGGATCCGGGCTAATCCGAGCGACGACGACGTCATGACCCGCGAGTACCGCCACGGGGACCCAATGCGCCGGGTGCACTGGGCCGCCACAGCAAGGCACGGTGCCCTGATGGTGCGGCAGGAGGAATCCGTGACCACGCCGGAGGCCACCATCATCCTGGACCACCGGTGGGCGGCCTTCGCGCGCGGACCGGGTGCCGCTTTTTCGTCCACCTCGGGTGAGGACGGCCACGAGCTGGTGACCAGCGAAACGTTCGAGTGGGCCGTCACAGCCACCATGTCGGTCAGCGCACACCTGGCGGAACGCAACTACGCCCTCCGTTTCCTCGATCCCTCGGGAGAACCTGCATTCCTGCACTCTCCCTCGGCACCCGAACCGACGGCAGAGGAATACACCGGGTCCGCAGGCCTGCAGTCCATTGCCGAGAGCCTGGCGGCCATCCAGCTCTCCGGCGCACACCATGCGCCGGGATCCGAATCAGGTCCGAGGCCCTTCGACGACCGGCTCATGGACAAGCTTTCCGCCCACCGGCAGCGCGGGCCCATCATGGCCATCCTGGGCCACCTGCAGCCGGCAGAGGCACGCGCCCTGTCCGCGGCTGCCGGGTTCGGCGCCAATGCATTCGCGATAGTGGTCACCGAACACCCGGGCGACTGCCAAGCGGCCCTTGAGTCGTTGAGGTCCGGCGGCTGGCGGGCAGTGGCCGTCAGCCCTGGCACGTCGGTGCCGGCGGCATGGTCCTATTTCGACCAGCGCGATGCGGCTACCGCCACGGCCGCAGCGGACGTGCGCCGGGGCACGGGGGTCAGGCGATGA
- a CDS encoding DUF3488 and transglutaminase-like domain-containing protein, translating into MTLTPQRHPGPDTGRPPEVLAPTAAPAARLRRVGAQPWAMAAAVAVAVAGAALSLNGVLRGWAWYPPALTTICVVALAMAVLRSLRAHPFLVALGGFASLAFILTFTFFRRDSIAGFIPSGDTMEQLGRYLRRASETVLAESSPVAPNAGIVLVTCAVLGLVVILVDALAVPLALPATSGLGLVAILVVPAMVKPQSVGVWGFAAAAAGYLMILACSQWFAPDNRTTADTARNPGQFRRAALTGGITLVITLLLPLAVPGFDQGTFPQGSRLNPWGSSTGLNPMISLGNSLRSPSGDGRITYATSASRPPYLRSVTVDRFDGDSWSPDDRDASRRVGVGRMDAGYEILADEQVRQVTAVNTGRFTSPYLPVPYAPDAVNGLAGRWSWDPATLSIKGVDTNSRNQQYVVQSTAPRLTPELLSQSSAPVRGISDEFLRAPNNVPDIVRNTADTVTAGSRTAYARAMAIQNYLRSVEFTYSLQSPVQGGYDGNGLSVLADFLTQKSGYCIHFASAMAVMARLEGIPSRIAVGYAPGRSTGATVSVPGQGALTEYEVDSRDAHAWPELYFQGLGWVAFEPTPSRGVVPDYAAQASTPGGASTNENNDDLIPSNTATPGATPGATPTPLPGLESAGEPGHPLTLPLYGAAGILLLALIAGSPRMVRAGLRSRRLRSAPALGGNPAAAAWAELRDLATDYGLAPGLSETPRHFSSRLRGSGALGARDDADDAAGIRAVAALTADFERQQYGPPAGHAGVAEDGAAPSAAERIAVVQASLRKHSRAGRRLRAEWLPASVMNRWGRIVSAPFHAVLRAAAKPAQAAARSWRTVRDGLRRLRRG; encoded by the coding sequence ATGACGTTGACGCCCCAGCGGCATCCCGGTCCGGACACGGGCCGCCCGCCCGAGGTCCTTGCCCCGACGGCCGCTCCGGCCGCGCGGCTGCGCCGCGTTGGTGCGCAGCCGTGGGCCATGGCGGCTGCCGTCGCCGTCGCGGTGGCCGGCGCCGCCCTTTCCCTCAACGGCGTGCTGCGGGGCTGGGCCTGGTATCCCCCGGCGCTTACCACCATCTGCGTTGTAGCCCTGGCCATGGCCGTCCTGAGGTCGCTGCGCGCGCATCCGTTCCTCGTGGCGCTGGGCGGCTTTGCGTCCCTCGCGTTCATCCTGACTTTCACGTTCTTCCGCCGGGACAGCATCGCCGGGTTCATTCCGTCCGGGGACACCATGGAACAGCTGGGCAGGTACCTGCGGCGGGCCAGTGAAACCGTCCTGGCCGAGAGCTCCCCGGTTGCGCCGAATGCAGGAATAGTGCTGGTCACGTGCGCGGTCCTGGGCCTGGTGGTGATCCTGGTCGATGCCCTCGCAGTGCCATTGGCCCTGCCGGCAACCAGCGGGTTGGGCCTGGTGGCCATCCTGGTGGTGCCTGCCATGGTCAAACCGCAGAGCGTCGGGGTCTGGGGGTTTGCAGCAGCCGCCGCCGGCTACCTGATGATCCTTGCCTGCAGCCAGTGGTTCGCCCCGGACAACCGCACCACGGCGGACACCGCCCGCAATCCGGGACAGTTCCGCCGCGCGGCCCTCACCGGCGGCATCACGCTTGTCATCACGCTCCTCCTTCCCCTGGCCGTTCCGGGCTTCGACCAGGGCACGTTCCCACAGGGTTCCAGGCTGAATCCGTGGGGTTCATCCACCGGGCTCAATCCGATGATCAGCCTGGGCAACAGCCTGCGGAGTCCCTCCGGGGACGGGCGCATCACCTACGCCACGAGTGCCAGCAGGCCCCCGTATCTGCGGTCCGTCACGGTGGACCGGTTCGACGGCGACTCCTGGTCGCCGGACGACCGCGACGCGTCCCGGCGCGTGGGGGTCGGGAGGATGGACGCCGGGTACGAGATCCTCGCGGACGAGCAGGTCCGCCAGGTCACGGCGGTCAATACCGGCCGTTTCACCAGCCCGTACCTTCCTGTGCCGTACGCTCCGGATGCTGTTAACGGCTTGGCCGGACGATGGAGCTGGGATCCGGCCACGCTCAGCATCAAGGGGGTGGACACCAATTCACGGAACCAGCAGTACGTGGTGCAGTCGACTGCCCCCAGGCTCACCCCGGAACTGTTGTCACAGTCCTCGGCGCCGGTGCGCGGGATCTCCGACGAGTTCCTCCGGGCGCCCAACAACGTACCGGACATTGTGCGGAACACGGCGGATACAGTGACCGCCGGAAGCAGGACGGCGTATGCCAGGGCGATGGCCATCCAGAATTACCTTCGCTCGGTGGAGTTCACGTATTCCCTGCAGTCCCCTGTCCAGGGCGGTTATGACGGCAACGGACTTTCCGTCCTCGCGGACTTCCTGACCCAAAAGAGCGGCTACTGCATTCATTTCGCTTCCGCCATGGCCGTGATGGCGCGGCTGGAGGGAATCCCCAGCCGGATCGCAGTGGGCTATGCCCCGGGCCGGTCCACGGGTGCCACGGTTTCGGTTCCCGGGCAAGGGGCACTGACGGAATACGAAGTCGATTCCAGGGACGCGCATGCCTGGCCCGAACTCTACTTCCAAGGACTCGGGTGGGTGGCGTTCGAACCCACGCCTTCACGCGGCGTGGTGCCGGACTACGCGGCGCAGGCCTCCACGCCGGGCGGTGCCAGCACGAACGAAAACAACGACGATCTCATCCCGTCGAACACCGCCACGCCCGGCGCAACGCCCGGTGCCACGCCGACGCCGTTGCCGGGGCTGGAATCCGCCGGCGAACCAGGGCACCCGCTGACGCTGCCGCTCTACGGAGCCGCCGGTATCCTCCTCCTTGCCCTGATCGCCGGGTCGCCGCGGATGGTGCGGGCGGGCCTGCGGTCCAGGCGGCTCAGGAGCGCGCCTGCCCTGGGCGGCAACCCGGCCGCAGCGGCCTGGGCCGAACTGCGGGACCTGGCTACCGACTACGGCCTGGCTCCCGGCCTCAGCGAAACCCCGCGTCACTTTTCCAGCCGGCTTCGTGGATCGGGTGCGCTTGGCGCGCGCGACGACGCCGACGACGCCGCCGGAATCCGGGCTGTCGCCGCACTCACCGCCGACTTTGAACGTCAGCAGTACGGCCCGCCTGCCGGACATGCCGGGGTCGCTGAAGACGGCGCGGCGCCGTCAGCAGCCGAGAGGATAGCCGTGGTCCAGGCATCCCTGCGGAAGCACTCCCGAGCGGGACGACGGCTGCGGGCGGAGTGGCTCCCGGCGTCGGTCATGAATCGCTGGGGGCGCATAGTGTCCGCTCCCTTCCATGCCGTTCTGCGGGCCGCGGCCAAACCCGCGCAGGCCGCCGCGCGGTCCTGGCGGACGGTGCGCGACGGCCTGCGACGGCTGCGACGGGGCTAG
- a CDS encoding NAD-dependent succinate-semialdehyde dehydrogenase, protein MTLTAQPTVTAERESELLASVPTGLLINGEWRPAASGKTFDVEDPATGKVLLSIADAGPEDGAAALDAAAAAQDSWAKVPARERGEILRRAFEMVTARAEDFALLMTLEMGKPLAEARGEVTYGAEFLRWFSEEAVRAFGRYSVSPDGKSRLLVTKKPVGPCLLITPWNFPLAMATRKIAPAVAAGCTMVLKSANLTPLTSQLFAAVMQEAGLPAGVLNVIPTSTAGATTGPLIKDTRLRKLSFTGSTEVGRRLLSDASETVLRTSMELGGNAPFVVFEDADVDAAVAGAMLAKLRNMGEACTAANRFIVHESVADEFVEKFAAKMGEMTTARGTEPESKVGPLIDAKSRDKVHELVTDAVNSGAVAVAGGGPVDGPGYFYQPTILKGVTEGTRILSEEIFGPVAPIITFDSEDEAVRLANNTEYGLVAYVFTRDLNRGIRMGERLETGMLGLNAGVVSNAAAPFGGVKQSGLGREGGLEGIEEYLYTQYIGIADPYAG, encoded by the coding sequence GTGACTTTAACTGCACAGCCCACCGTTACTGCGGAGCGCGAGAGCGAGCTGCTGGCCTCTGTTCCGACCGGCCTGCTGATCAACGGCGAATGGCGCCCGGCGGCGTCCGGAAAGACGTTCGACGTCGAGGATCCCGCCACCGGCAAGGTCCTGCTCAGCATCGCTGACGCCGGCCCCGAGGACGGCGCAGCCGCTTTGGACGCGGCCGCTGCCGCCCAGGACTCCTGGGCCAAGGTTCCGGCCCGTGAGCGCGGGGAAATCCTGCGCCGCGCCTTCGAGATGGTCACGGCCCGGGCGGAAGACTTCGCGCTGCTGATGACCCTGGAGATGGGCAAGCCCCTGGCCGAGGCCCGCGGCGAGGTCACCTACGGTGCCGAATTCCTGCGCTGGTTCTCCGAGGAAGCCGTCCGCGCGTTCGGCCGCTACTCCGTCTCCCCGGACGGCAAGTCCCGCCTGCTGGTCACCAAGAAGCCCGTGGGCCCGTGCCTGCTGATCACCCCGTGGAACTTCCCGCTCGCGATGGCCACCCGCAAGATCGCCCCCGCCGTCGCTGCCGGCTGCACCATGGTGCTGAAGTCCGCCAACCTGACGCCGCTGACCTCCCAGCTGTTCGCGGCCGTGATGCAGGAAGCCGGCCTGCCCGCCGGGGTCCTGAACGTCATCCCGACCTCCACGGCCGGTGCCACCACGGGCCCGCTGATCAAGGACACCCGGCTGCGGAAGCTCTCCTTCACCGGCTCCACCGAAGTGGGCCGCCGGCTGCTCTCGGACGCCTCCGAAACGGTCCTGCGGACCTCGATGGAACTCGGCGGCAACGCCCCGTTCGTGGTGTTCGAGGACGCCGACGTCGACGCCGCCGTGGCCGGGGCGATGCTGGCGAAGCTGCGGAACATGGGCGAGGCCTGCACGGCCGCGAACCGGTTCATCGTGCATGAGTCCGTCGCGGACGAGTTTGTGGAGAAGTTCGCCGCGAAAATGGGCGAGATGACCACGGCGCGCGGCACCGAGCCCGAGTCCAAGGTGGGCCCCCTGATCGATGCGAAGAGCCGGGACAAGGTCCACGAGCTCGTCACCGACGCCGTGAACTCCGGTGCGGTGGCTGTGGCCGGCGGCGGCCCGGTGGACGGTCCGGGCTACTTCTACCAGCCCACGATCCTCAAGGGCGTCACCGAGGGCACCCGCATCCTGTCCGAGGAAATCTTCGGACCGGTGGCCCCGATCATCACCTTCGACAGCGAGGACGAGGCAGTCCGCCTCGCCAACAACACCGAGTACGGACTGGTGGCGTACGTCTTCACGCGCGACCTGAACCGCGGCATCCGGATGGGCGAACGCCTCGAGACCGGCATGCTCGGCCTGAACGCAGGCGTCGTGTCCAACGCAGCAGCACCGTTCGGCGGCGTCAAGCAGTCCGGCCTGGGACGCGAGGGCGGCCTCGAGGGCATCGAGGAATACCTCTACACCCAGTACATCGGCATCGCCGACCCCTACGCAGGCTGA
- the rsmI gene encoding 16S rRNA (cytidine(1402)-2'-O)-methyltransferase: MVLAATPIGNVGDASPRLVELLTTADIVAAEDTRRLHRLVQNLGVAVAGRIISYHEHNEAVKTAELLDQVRAGKTIVMVTDAGMPAVSDPGFRLVEGAVAAGLTVTAVPGPSAVLTALALSGLPTDRFCFEGFLPRKAGERASRLSELDAERRTMVFFEAPHRLEPMLRALRERFGGDRPAAVCRELTKTYEEVIRGPLTDLLKWAETNEVRGEIAVVVGGAPEREPGKPEDHVAAVNGLIAQGIRLKEAVAAVAEDAKVSKRELYSAVLAAR, from the coding sequence ATCGTGCTCGCGGCGACACCCATCGGCAATGTCGGCGATGCGTCTCCCCGGCTGGTTGAACTCCTCACCACGGCTGACATCGTTGCCGCCGAGGACACCCGGCGCCTGCATCGGCTGGTGCAGAACCTGGGAGTCGCCGTGGCCGGTCGGATCATCAGCTACCACGAGCACAACGAAGCCGTAAAGACCGCCGAACTCCTGGACCAGGTGCGGGCCGGGAAAACCATCGTGATGGTGACCGACGCCGGAATGCCCGCGGTCTCGGATCCGGGTTTCCGGCTGGTTGAGGGTGCTGTGGCGGCCGGACTGACCGTGACCGCCGTGCCGGGGCCGTCGGCGGTCCTGACAGCACTCGCCCTGTCCGGCCTCCCCACGGACCGTTTTTGTTTTGAGGGATTCCTTCCCCGCAAGGCCGGAGAGCGCGCCTCCCGGCTGTCCGAACTGGACGCTGAACGCCGGACCATGGTCTTCTTCGAGGCGCCGCACCGGCTGGAACCGATGCTACGGGCGCTGCGTGAGCGCTTCGGCGGCGACCGTCCGGCCGCAGTGTGCCGGGAGCTGACCAAGACCTACGAAGAAGTCATCCGCGGCCCGCTGACCGACCTGCTCAAATGGGCAGAAACAAACGAAGTGCGCGGCGAAATAGCCGTGGTGGTAGGCGGCGCCCCCGAACGTGAGCCGGGCAAGCCGGAGGACCATGTGGCCGCTGTCAACGGCCTGATCGCGCAAGGCATCAGGCTGAAGGAAGCCGTGGCAGCCGTGGCCGAGGACGCAAAAGTCAGCAAGAGGGAGCTCTATTCCGCGGTCCTGGCTGCCCGCTAG